The following proteins are co-located in the Agromyces laixinhei genome:
- a CDS encoding GntR family transcriptional regulator — MRERIIDGSFRPGEQIRESVLVDQLQVSRGPVREALQRLSQEGLLVSHRNRGVFVLDLSVTDVAEIYAAREAIELAAARGILAQEPSAVAAVARPLKKIIGRMVPLVEASDWRRLAELDLGFHLTFVKGAKNSRLSRIYSTLAAESRICIVNLEGSYPHAHDLVEEHRQLVDLLVAGDGPRLRKAIRAHMRSAVSDLTKSMLADQPSSA; from the coding sequence TTGCGCGAACGAATCATCGATGGCTCGTTCCGGCCCGGCGAGCAGATTCGGGAGTCGGTGCTCGTCGATCAGCTGCAGGTCTCACGTGGTCCGGTGCGGGAGGCGCTGCAGCGGCTGAGCCAAGAGGGCCTGCTGGTCAGCCACCGCAACCGTGGCGTGTTCGTGCTCGACCTGAGTGTGACCGATGTCGCTGAGATCTACGCCGCTCGAGAAGCGATCGAGCTCGCCGCTGCCCGGGGCATCCTCGCCCAGGAGCCGAGTGCAGTGGCAGCGGTGGCCCGACCGCTCAAGAAGATCATCGGACGCATGGTACCGCTGGTCGAAGCGAGCGACTGGCGGCGACTGGCCGAACTCGATCTCGGCTTTCACCTGACCTTCGTCAAGGGGGCGAAGAACTCGCGCCTGTCGCGGATCTATTCGACGCTCGCGGCAGAATCCCGCATCTGCATCGTCAACCTCGAAGGGTCGTACCCGCATGCGCATGACCTCGTCGAAGAGCACCGACAGCTCGTAGACCTGCTCGTCGCAGGAGACGGGCCGCGATTGCGCAAGGCGATCCGAGCCCACATGCGGTCGGCGGTCTCGGACCTGACCAAGTCGATGCTGGCCGATCAACCGAGTAGTGCATAG
- a CDS encoding M24 family metallopeptidase — protein sequence MSISEREYRERLARVRARMDSRGLDALIVSDPANLYYLTGYNAWSFYTPQFLFVPATGTMLLFTRAMDANGAIRTAVLPRDVIFGYPEELVHRASVHPFGWVGGKLRELGAVAELGTGAQIGLELDSHFFSPKAYLALIGGLPEWDFVDSHELVNWVRLVKSPAEIDLMRAAAQVSTAAMRTAIDMIRVGVRQCDAAAAISRAQIAGTEEFGGDYPAIVPMMPTGEAADTPHLTWSEERFVADEGVIVELAGAYRRYHVPLARTIMPGRPSAQLLRVAGAAGEGIAAVLDAVEPGAPARELSVAWDAVLARYELSKPSRIGYSIGIGYPPDWGERTVSLRNEDDTVLEENMTFHLICGMWMDGYGYEVSESFRVSADGAETFTDLPRDLISVGSTA from the coding sequence GTGAGCATCTCCGAAAGGGAATACCGCGAGCGCCTCGCGCGAGTGCGCGCACGAATGGACAGCCGCGGACTCGACGCCCTGATCGTCTCCGATCCCGCCAATCTCTACTACCTGACCGGGTACAACGCGTGGTCGTTCTATACGCCGCAGTTCCTGTTCGTGCCCGCCACCGGAACGATGCTGCTCTTCACGCGAGCGATGGATGCCAATGGTGCGATCAGAACCGCGGTGTTGCCTCGCGACGTGATCTTCGGCTACCCAGAGGAACTCGTGCACCGGGCGAGCGTGCACCCCTTCGGCTGGGTGGGCGGGAAGCTTCGTGAACTGGGTGCCGTCGCCGAGCTCGGCACGGGCGCCCAGATCGGGCTCGAGCTCGACTCGCACTTCTTCTCACCGAAGGCGTACCTCGCGCTCATCGGCGGACTGCCCGAGTGGGATTTCGTCGACAGTCACGAGCTCGTCAACTGGGTGCGGCTGGTCAAGTCCCCGGCAGAGATCGACCTGATGCGCGCGGCCGCACAGGTGTCGACCGCAGCGATGCGCACCGCAATCGACATGATCCGAGTCGGGGTTCGCCAGTGCGACGCGGCCGCTGCGATCAGCCGGGCGCAGATCGCAGGCACCGAGGAGTTCGGCGGGGACTATCCCGCGATCGTGCCGATGATGCCGACCGGCGAGGCCGCCGACACCCCCCATCTGACGTGGAGCGAGGAACGCTTCGTCGCCGATGAAGGCGTCATCGTCGAACTCGCCGGCGCGTACCGGCGCTACCACGTTCCGCTGGCCAGGACCATCATGCCTGGCAGGCCGTCCGCGCAACTGCTCAGGGTGGCAGGGGCGGCGGGCGAGGGGATCGCGGCCGTGCTCGACGCAGTCGAGCCCGGAGCCCCGGCTCGCGAGCTCTCCGTCGCGTGGGACGCGGTGCTGGCCCGATACGAACTGAGCAAGCCATCGCGCATCGGGTATTCGATCGGGATCGGCTATCCGCCCGATTGGGGGGAGCGCACTGTCAGCCTGCGCAACGAAGACGACACCGTATTGGAGGAGAACATGACCTTCCACCTGATCTGCGGCATGTGGATGGACGGCTACGGATACGAGGTTTCCGAGTCATTCCGAGTCTCGGCCGATGGGGCCGAGACATTCACCGACCTGCCACGTGACCTGATCAGCGTCGGGAGCACAGCATGA
- a CDS encoding NAD-dependent succinate-semialdehyde dehydrogenase, whose product MTLLTAPTDARSVIDALHTGLFLNGEWVDAEHGKTFSVENPATGEVLTRVADGSVADAGRAIQAAGDAQADWARTAPRARSEILRRAYELIIERSEELAAIMTAEMGKPLAEARGEVAYGAEFFRWFSEEAVRINGDYTTTGDGRNRILVSRVPVGPCVLVTPWNFPLAMGTRKIGPAVAAGCTMVFKPAAQTPLTSLALVQILLEAGLPAGVLNVVTTSNSSSVVSTWMSSGIARKVSFTGSTEVGKILLRQAAENVMRSSMELGGNAPFIVCADADVDRAVDGAMTAKLRNMGEACTAANRFLVHRSVAAEFTEKLAKRMAVLRVGDGSEPGTDIGPLVDQAGLDKVQSFVDDAVERGASVAIGGSRPDRPGYFYPPTVLADVSADAALMTAEIFGPVAPVIPFDDEADAVRIANDTEWGLVGYLFTQDIDRALRLSDELEVGMVGLNSGLVSNPAAPFGGIKQSGLGREGGRSGIDEFLEQKYVAIPRSRT is encoded by the coding sequence ATGACCCTGTTGACAGCTCCGACCGACGCCCGCTCGGTCATCGATGCCCTGCACACCGGCCTCTTCCTGAACGGTGAGTGGGTCGACGCCGAGCACGGCAAGACCTTCTCCGTCGAGAATCCGGCGACGGGAGAAGTGCTCACCCGGGTCGCCGACGGTTCGGTTGCCGATGCCGGTCGGGCGATTCAGGCGGCCGGCGATGCCCAAGCCGATTGGGCGAGGACGGCGCCACGCGCCCGGAGTGAGATCCTGCGGCGGGCATACGAACTCATCATCGAACGCAGCGAGGAGCTCGCGGCCATCATGACCGCCGAAATGGGTAAGCCTCTCGCGGAGGCCCGCGGCGAGGTGGCGTACGGCGCCGAGTTCTTCCGCTGGTTCTCAGAAGAGGCGGTGCGGATCAACGGCGACTACACGACCACCGGCGACGGCAGGAATCGCATCCTGGTCTCACGCGTTCCCGTCGGACCCTGCGTGCTCGTCACGCCGTGGAACTTCCCGTTGGCCATGGGTACTCGCAAGATCGGGCCGGCCGTCGCCGCGGGATGCACGATGGTGTTCAAGCCCGCGGCGCAGACGCCGCTGACCTCGCTCGCACTCGTGCAGATCCTGCTGGAGGCCGGCCTGCCGGCGGGGGTGCTGAACGTGGTGACGACGTCGAACTCATCCTCCGTGGTCAGCACCTGGATGAGCAGCGGCATCGCTCGCAAGGTGAGCTTCACCGGATCGACCGAGGTGGGGAAGATCCTGCTCAGGCAGGCGGCCGAGAATGTGATGCGGTCGTCGATGGAGCTCGGCGGCAACGCCCCGTTCATCGTCTGCGCGGATGCGGACGTCGATCGCGCTGTGGACGGGGCGATGACGGCCAAGCTGCGCAACATGGGGGAGGCGTGCACGGCGGCGAACCGCTTTCTGGTGCATCGATCGGTCGCCGCAGAGTTCACCGAGAAGCTTGCGAAGCGGATGGCGGTGCTCCGTGTAGGTGATGGCAGCGAACCCGGCACGGACATCGGTCCGCTCGTCGACCAGGCCGGGCTCGACAAGGTGCAGTCGTTCGTCGACGACGCGGTCGAACGTGGCGCGTCGGTCGCCATCGGCGGCAGTCGCCCCGACAGGCCCGGCTACTTCTACCCGCCGACCGTGCTTGCCGACGTCAGCGCCGACGCTGCGCTGATGACGGCGGAGATCTTCGGCCCGGTTGCTCCGGTCATCCCGTTCGATGACGAGGCCGATGCCGTTCGCATCGCCAACGACACCGAGTGGGGGCTTGTCGGTTACCTCTTCACCCAGGACATCGACCGCGCCCTTCGCCTCAGCGACGAACTCGAGGTGGGCATGGTCGGCTTGAATTCCGGCCTTGTCTCGAACCCGGCGGCGCCGTTCGGCGGCATCAAGCAGTCCGGGCTCGGTCGGGAGGGCGGTAGGTCCGGCATCGACGAGTTCCTCGAACAGAAGTACGTGGCGATTCCGCGCTCGCGAACCTGA
- a CDS encoding PLP-dependent aminotransferase family protein, with the protein MTATLLPYAARVSRLTGSVIDSSTALLASQPHDIVRFAMGSPADEAVPLEIFRSISASTLDHSSYTYGATQGEPELLEALVDYLGGTSEPTTHERVTITSGGMQGLDLACKIFVDPDDLVIVESPTYTNGSATAASYRAKLLEAPTDENGLIVEALPELVERAGRTPKAIYVIPNFQNPSGTTLSAPRRELLLDLAHRWNSVIIDDDPYGLLRFAGDDLPSFQSLSPSDPLLFSVRTFSKILAPGLRVGWVDTDPSIRRLVINAKQSMDTCANVPSQQLVSEFIRRGGLSDHLTAIKALYRERKGVMTESLRRNLGDRIAMTDPEGGFFLWVSLRGEDAATSTTALFDIALAEGVAFIPGPALSASGKFDDSLRLCFATSDPERIEEGVQRLARALDIARSLR; encoded by the coding sequence ATGACCGCGACGCTCCTGCCCTACGCCGCCCGTGTTTCCAGGCTGACCGGCTCGGTGATCGATTCGAGCACGGCATTGCTCGCCTCCCAGCCGCATGACATCGTGCGCTTCGCCATGGGCTCCCCGGCAGACGAGGCCGTTCCTCTGGAGATCTTCAGATCGATCTCGGCGTCGACACTCGACCACAGCAGCTATACGTACGGAGCCACACAGGGGGAGCCCGAGCTGTTGGAAGCGCTCGTGGACTATCTGGGGGGCACATCCGAGCCGACCACCCACGAGCGCGTCACGATCACGTCCGGCGGAATGCAGGGCCTCGATCTGGCCTGCAAGATCTTCGTCGACCCCGACGATCTCGTCATCGTGGAGAGTCCCACCTACACCAACGGCAGTGCGACCGCTGCGAGTTACCGCGCCAAGCTGCTCGAAGCCCCAACGGATGAGAACGGCCTGATCGTCGAAGCGCTGCCGGAGCTCGTCGAGCGGGCCGGCCGAACACCGAAGGCGATCTACGTCATCCCGAACTTCCAGAACCCATCCGGTACGACACTCTCAGCGCCGCGGCGAGAACTCCTGCTCGACCTCGCACACCGCTGGAACAGCGTCATCATCGATGACGACCCCTACGGCCTGCTGCGGTTCGCCGGCGATGACCTGCCGAGCTTTCAGAGCCTCAGTCCGTCGGACCCGCTGCTGTTCTCGGTGCGCACCTTCTCGAAGATCCTGGCCCCGGGGCTGCGGGTCGGCTGGGTCGACACCGACCCGTCCATCCGCCGGCTCGTGATCAACGCCAAGCAATCGATGGACACGTGCGCCAACGTGCCCTCCCAGCAGCTGGTCTCCGAGTTCATCCGGCGCGGCGGTCTCAGCGATCACCTCACGGCTATCAAAGCCCTCTACCGGGAACGGAAGGGCGTGATGACCGAGAGCCTCCGGCGCAACCTCGGAGACCGGATCGCGATGACCGACCCTGAAGGCGGATTCTTCCTCTGGGTCTCGCTGCGCGGTGAGGATGCCGCGACCTCGACGACGGCCCTGTTCGACATCGCGCTCGCCGAAGGTGTCGCGTTCATCCCCGGGCCGGCGCTGTCGGCGAGCGGGAAGTTCG
- a CDS encoding aspartate aminotransferase family protein, which yields MTTLSSTAQPIGVHEATAPEATLSPLLKQATPVVVERALGSWIYGADGAEYLDFTTGIGVTSTGHCHPRVVAAAREQTGLIIHAQYTTVMHKPLLVLTEKLGEVLPEGLDSVFYANSGSEAVEASIRLARMATGRPNIIAFHGGFHGRTVAAASLTTAGTKFRAGFSPIMGGVHIAPFPHAFRYGWDLDTAIDFALTELDYLLQTISSPADTAGFIIEPVLGDGGYLPTPPRFLEGLRERADRHGIVLILDEVQAGVGRTGRFWGHQHSSIVPDVVITAKGLASGFPISAIAASTELMSKAWPGSQGGTYGGNAVAAAAAVATLDVVRDEGLVENARERGDQLQKGLKALTEANPLAGDVRGLGLMQAVEFVSETGAPNAVLAGAVQQAAIAENLLLLTCGAAGNVVRVIPALTVSADEIETGLGRFGAALRVAQRS from the coding sequence ATGACCACTCTCAGCTCGACCGCGCAGCCCATCGGCGTCCACGAAGCCACCGCCCCGGAAGCCACGCTCAGCCCACTGCTGAAGCAAGCCACTCCCGTCGTGGTCGAGCGGGCACTCGGCAGTTGGATCTACGGCGCGGACGGAGCGGAGTACCTCGATTTCACCACGGGGATCGGTGTGACGAGCACCGGTCACTGCCACCCGCGTGTCGTGGCGGCCGCTCGGGAGCAGACCGGCCTGATCATCCACGCCCAATACACGACGGTGATGCACAAGCCGTTGCTCGTCCTCACCGAGAAGCTCGGTGAGGTGCTTCCCGAGGGTCTCGACAGCGTGTTCTACGCCAACTCGGGATCCGAAGCCGTCGAGGCCTCCATCCGCCTCGCGCGGATGGCCACCGGGCGGCCGAACATCATCGCGTTCCACGGCGGGTTCCACGGCCGTACCGTGGCCGCCGCGTCGCTCACGACGGCCGGCACCAAGTTCCGCGCCGGCTTCAGCCCGATCATGGGCGGCGTGCACATCGCGCCGTTCCCCCACGCCTTCCGCTACGGCTGGGATCTCGATACCGCGATCGACTTCGCGCTCACTGAGCTCGACTACCTGCTCCAGACGATCTCGAGTCCAGCTGACACTGCCGGATTCATCATCGAACCGGTGCTCGGCGACGGTGGGTACCTCCCGACGCCCCCGCGCTTCCTCGAAGGTCTCCGCGAGCGCGCGGATCGTCACGGCATCGTGTTGATCCTCGACGAGGTGCAGGCCGGCGTCGGGCGAACGGGTCGGTTCTGGGGGCACCAGCACAGCTCGATCGTCCCCGACGTGGTGATCACGGCGAAGGGGCTCGCGAGCGGGTTCCCGATTTCCGCGATCGCGGCGTCGACCGAGCTGATGTCGAAGGCATGGCCGGGTTCCCAGGGCGGAACGTACGGTGGCAACGCCGTGGCTGCTGCGGCGGCCGTGGCGACGTTGGACGTCGTCAGAGACGAGGGGCTGGTCGAGAACGCGAGGGAGCGGGGCGACCAATTACAGAAGGGACTGAAGGCGCTGACCGAGGCGAACCCGCTCGCGGGCGACGTTCGAGGTCTCGGCCTCATGCAGGCCGTCGAGTTCGTCAGCGAGACGGGAGCGCCGAACGCGGTGCTCGCAGGCGCGGTGCAGCAGGCGGCCATCGCCGAGAACCTGCTGCTGTTGACGTGCGGCGCCGCCGGCAATGTGGTCCGCGTCATCCCAGCCCTCACCGTCTCAGCCGACGAGATCGAGACCGGCCTCGGTCGATTCGGCGCCGCTCTGCGTGTTGCGCAACGGTCATGA
- a CDS encoding FAD-binding and (Fe-S)-binding domain-containing protein: protein MRRRRQCGPRHPSPHRLSRRDRDRPRSIRRRSACCATVMTITADGGLIRQVGALGIELDTAPRRVAEYAYDASNYRIEPLGVAFPRTASEVAELLALCHRLRVPVVSRGGGTSMAGGAIGAGIVLDFSRHMNAVLRVDAAAEEATAQPGIVLTTLQREVAQATGDAMTFAPDPSSRSRATLGGAIANDACGNHSVRYGRTSDHVIALDIVTADGLMLTATRSGLEPTIAGDQLAEQRAADLNDELRGLAAANLSAFRLELGRIPRQVSGFHLAHLLPEHDFDVVRALVGSEGTCAVIVAATVRLVPTPAAALLLTLGYDDVVEAARDVMTILEFSPAAVEGIDEAIVDTMRHLRGDDSVLGLPDGRAWLYVDLDGDDPADVAAEAGELLARLRENGRMRAGRVVEDLVERASLWRVREDGAGLSARLHTGGESWPGWEDSAVAPEHLAAYLSEFRELLERFELHGVMYGHFGAGCMHVRITFDLRTDAGRAVMEAFCLAAAELVVEHGGSLSGEHGDGRSRSELLSVMYSPAMLEAFAAFKSAWDPAGILNPGILVDADALADNLALDGVPEREWRTSFDLTPHTASPHQRAVDPFVHAVQGCVGIGRCRSEVGGVMCPSYRATGDEKDSTRGRSRVLQEMVRGARSVEMGWRSEDVREALDLCLSCKACSTDCPVGVDMASYKSEFFDHYYERRLRPRSHYSLGWLPVWLRFTPHVAPLLNVILASPLGKVVAALGGLTTKRSLPRFAGARQLRRALDRTQHVADPEIVLVIDSFTKGFRPEVAGAARRVLNSSGNTVECNAEVCCGLTMISTGQLDAAKQRLAKAAQALDDDTDRPIVVIEPSCAAAFRKDLPELVHTDAARRVARRIRSFAGMMAELVEAGWQPDWRDGRAPKEVTVQTHCHEYAVFGAKSQVTALHAIGVESVREATGCCGVAGNFGFEPEHFDISMQIAEQALIPALRRTAAETPVLADGFSCQMQLMQVAKEQTGMHLAELVDAGTMPTTAAPSAPSTPPSRPPFDKGRS from the coding sequence GTGCGGCGCCGCCGGCAATGTGGTCCGCGTCATCCCAGCCCTCACCGTCTCAGCCGACGAGATCGAGACCGGCCTCGGTCGATTCGGCGCCGCTCTGCGTGTTGCGCAACGGTCATGACGATCACCGCCGACGGCGGCCTGATCCGGCAGGTGGGGGCGCTCGGCATCGAACTCGACACGGCACCGCGCCGCGTGGCCGAGTACGCCTACGACGCCTCGAACTACCGCATCGAGCCACTCGGAGTCGCCTTCCCGCGCACCGCGTCCGAAGTCGCCGAGCTGCTGGCACTCTGTCACCGGCTTCGGGTGCCGGTCGTGAGCAGAGGCGGCGGCACGTCGATGGCCGGAGGCGCGATCGGCGCCGGCATCGTGCTCGACTTCTCGCGCCACATGAACGCCGTGCTGCGGGTCGATGCGGCAGCCGAAGAGGCCACCGCACAGCCGGGCATCGTGCTGACGACCCTGCAGCGGGAGGTGGCGCAGGCGACCGGCGACGCCATGACCTTCGCGCCTGACCCGTCCAGCAGATCCAGGGCCACCCTCGGCGGCGCCATCGCGAACGACGCGTGCGGCAACCACTCGGTGCGATACGGTCGCACCTCCGATCACGTCATTGCGCTCGACATCGTCACGGCAGACGGACTCATGCTCACCGCCACTCGCTCCGGTCTCGAGCCGACCATCGCCGGAGACCAACTCGCCGAACAGCGCGCCGCCGACCTGAACGACGAGCTGCGAGGCCTCGCCGCCGCCAACCTCAGTGCGTTCCGTCTCGAACTCGGGCGCATCCCGCGTCAGGTTTCGGGGTTCCACCTCGCTCACCTGCTGCCTGAGCACGACTTCGATGTGGTGCGAGCGCTGGTCGGCAGCGAGGGCACCTGTGCGGTCATCGTTGCGGCGACGGTGCGCCTCGTGCCGACGCCGGCCGCCGCGCTGCTGCTGACCCTCGGGTACGACGATGTCGTCGAAGCGGCCCGCGACGTCATGACCATCCTCGAGTTCTCTCCTGCAGCCGTCGAAGGCATCGACGAGGCCATCGTCGACACCATGCGGCACCTGCGCGGCGATGACTCCGTGCTGGGTCTGCCTGACGGCCGCGCCTGGCTGTATGTGGATCTCGACGGCGACGATCCCGCCGATGTCGCGGCCGAGGCCGGTGAACTGCTCGCGCGGCTCCGTGAGAACGGCAGGATGCGCGCCGGCCGGGTGGTCGAGGACCTCGTCGAGCGGGCATCGCTCTGGCGGGTGCGTGAAGACGGCGCCGGGCTCTCCGCGCGGCTGCACACCGGCGGCGAGTCGTGGCCAGGCTGGGAGGACTCCGCCGTGGCGCCCGAGCACCTGGCCGCATATCTGTCCGAATTCCGCGAGCTGCTCGAGCGATTCGAGCTGCACGGCGTGATGTACGGCCACTTCGGCGCGGGCTGCATGCACGTGCGCATCACCTTCGACCTACGCACCGACGCAGGGCGTGCGGTGATGGAGGCGTTCTGCTTGGCTGCCGCCGAACTCGTGGTCGAGCACGGCGGGTCGCTCTCGGGCGAGCACGGCGACGGCAGATCACGGAGTGAACTGCTGTCGGTCATGTACTCGCCGGCGATGCTCGAGGCCTTCGCCGCCTTCAAGTCCGCCTGGGATCCGGCCGGCATTCTGAATCCCGGCATTCTGGTCGATGCCGACGCACTCGCCGACAATCTCGCGCTCGACGGCGTTCCCGAGCGCGAATGGCGAACGAGCTTCGACCTGACCCCGCACACCGCGTCGCCGCATCAACGGGCGGTGGACCCGTTCGTGCATGCCGTGCAGGGCTGCGTCGGCATCGGTCGCTGCCGGTCGGAGGTCGGCGGCGTCATGTGCCCGAGTTACCGGGCGACCGGCGACGAGAAGGACTCGACCAGGGGCAGGTCGCGAGTCCTGCAGGAGATGGTACGTGGCGCGCGCAGCGTCGAGATGGGATGGCGGTCGGAAGATGTGCGCGAGGCCCTCGATCTCTGCCTGTCGTGCAAGGCGTGCTCGACCGATTGCCCGGTCGGCGTCGACATGGCCAGCTACAAGTCGGAGTTCTTCGATCATTACTACGAGCGGCGATTGCGCCCCCGCTCTCACTACTCGCTCGGGTGGTTGCCGGTCTGGTTGCGGTTCACGCCGCACGTGGCGCCGCTCTTGAACGTCATTCTCGCCTCGCCGCTCGGCAAGGTGGTCGCTGCGCTGGGCGGGCTGACCACCAAGCGCAGCCTGCCCCGCTTCGCCGGCGCGCGGCAGCTCCGGCGCGCGCTCGACCGCACGCAACACGTGGCCGACCCCGAGATCGTGCTCGTCATCGACAGCTTCACGAAGGGGTTCCGGCCAGAGGTGGCCGGAGCCGCCCGACGGGTGCTGAACAGCAGCGGCAACACGGTCGAGTGCAACGCCGAGGTGTGCTGCGGCCTCACGATGATCTCCACCGGCCAACTCGACGCAGCCAAGCAGCGATTGGCGAAGGCAGCGCAGGCCCTCGACGACGACACCGACCGACCCATCGTGGTGATCGAGCCGAGCTGCGCCGCGGCCTTCCGCAAAGACCTTCCCGAGCTGGTGCACACCGACGCCGCCCGTCGCGTCGCTCGTCGCATCCGCAGCTTCGCCGGCATGATGGCCGAGCTCGTCGAAGCGGGATGGCAGCCCGACTGGCGTGACGGCCGGGCCCCGAAGGAGGTGACAGTGCAGACCCACTGCCACGAGTACGCGGTGTTCGGGGCGAAGAGTCAGGTCACGGCGCTGCACGCGATCGGTGTGGAGAGCGTTCGAGAAGCGACCGGATGCTGCGGGGTTGCCGGCAACTTCGGATTCGAGCCGGAGCACTTCGACATCAGCATGCAGATCGCCGAACAGGCGCTCATCCCCGCACTGCGCCGAACCGCCGCCGAGACGCCGGTGCTCGCCGACGGATTCAGCTGCCAGATGCAGCTCATGCAGGTTGCGAAAGAGCAAACCGGCATGCACCTCGCGGAACTCGTCGATGCCGGCACGATGCCCACCACGGCGGCGCCTTCGGCACCGTCGACCCCACCATCACGACCCCCCTTCGACAAAGGACGATCATGA